From a region of the Daphnia pulicaria isolate SC F1-1A chromosome 1, SC_F0-13Bv2, whole genome shotgun sequence genome:
- the LOC124320380 gene encoding general transcription factor IIE subunit 1-like isoform X1, whose translation MDDGYVHEVPSSLKQLARLVARAFYTIEDALIIDMLVRNPCMKEDDIADLLKFERKMLRGRISTLRNDKFLQTRLKMETVDGKSQKVNYFYINYKIFVNIVKYKLDHMRKKMETSERDATSRASFHCPCCKKNFTDLEADRLFNPADPSGEFKCNFCGAVVVEDESAIPKTDSRQLMARFNDQMEPLYKLLREVEDVKLAPALLEPEPTDISHLQRDADGKPKSRGAMGENWSGEATRGGVFRLDEQRVDVTIGDNAVVKKGEVRKEAPIWMRESTVDNEAATSANDNIAGPAIIDEMELPTLSTEKNRNQEDIMSVLMELEKPTTKAAVPADSSDDEAAARSLLEQITPATNTIQRQVQYDSDVELMDSDSEEEVPMVRVGNLEFPVHEVPSEQVARMTPSEKDAYVQLHQEYMERMGYLD comes from the exons ATGGATGACGGATATGTCCACGAAGTACCGAGCAGCTTAAAGCAGTTGGCTCGACTGGTTGCCAGGGCATTCTATACGATTGAGGACGCTTTGATTATTGACATGCTTGTCAGAAATCCAT GTATGAAGGAGGATGACATTGCAgacttgttaaaatttgagcGTAAAATGTTGAGAGGTAGGATTTCAACCCTACGGAATGACAAATTTCTTCAAACACGCTTGAAGATGGAAACAGTGGATGGGAAATCTCAGAAAGTTAACTACTTTTACATTAATTACAAG atTTTTGTCAATATCGTCAAATACAAATTGGACCATATgagaaagaagatggaaacTTCTGAAAGAGATGCCACAAGCAGAGCAAGTTTCCACTGTCCGTGCTGCAAAAAGAATTTCACTGATTTGGAAGCTGACAGACTATTTAATCCTGCTGACCCGAGTGGGGAATTCAAATGCAATTTCTGTGGTGCAGTGGTTGTTGAAGACGAATCAGCCATACCAAAGACAGATTCACGGCAGCTCATGGCTCGGTTCAACGACCAAATGGAGCCTTTGTACAAATTGCTAAGAGAAGTTGAGGACGTGAAACTGGCCCCAGCCTTGCTTGAACCAGAACCGACTGACATTTCTCATCTGCAAAG GGATGCcgatggaaaacccaaatccaGGGGAGCCATGGGCGAAAATTGGTCGGGAGAGGCAACCAGAGGAGGTGTTTTCCGACTGGATGAACAACGCGTCGACGTCACTATCGGTGATAATGCTGTTGTCAAAAAAGGAGAGGTTCGCAAGGAGGCACCCATATGGATGAGAGAAAGTACCGTCGATAATGAAGCTGCTACCAGCGCCAATGACAATATTGCTGGACCTGCGATCATTGACGAG ATGGAGCTACCTACTCTCTCTACGGAGAAGAATCGCAACCAAGAAGACATTATGTCCGTTCTTATGGAACTCGAAAAACCAACTACAAAGGCCGCTGTTCCAGCCGATTCAAGTGATGACGAAGCGGCCGCAAGATCTCTTCTTGAACAGATTACTCCGGCTACCAATACTATCCAACGCCAAGTGCAATATGACA gTGATGTCGAGCTGATGGACAGTGACTCGGAAGAAGAAGTTCCTATGGTGAGAGTTGGAAACTTGGAATTCCCTGTTCACGAAGTTCCATCGGAACAGGTTGCCCGCATGACGCCCTCCGAAAAGGATGCCTACGTCCAGCTCCACCAAGAATACATGGAAAGGATGGGCTACCTGGATTAA
- the LOC124320380 gene encoding general transcription factor IIE subunit 1-like isoform X2, which produces MDDGYVHEVPSSLKQLARLVARAFYTIEDALIIDMLVRNPCMKEDDIADLLKFERKMLRGRISTLRNDKFLQTRLKMETVDGKSQKVNYFYINYKIFVNIVKYKLDHMRKKMETSERDATSRASFHCPCCKKNFTDLEADRLFNPADPSGEFKCNFCGAVVVEDESAIPKTDSRQLMARFNDQMEPLYKLLREVEDVKLAPALLEPEPTDISHLQRDADGKPKSRGAMGENWSGEATRGGVFRLDEQRVDVTIGDNAVVKKGEVRKEAPIWMRESTVDNEAATSANDNIAGPAIIDEMELPTLSTEKNRNQEDIMSVLMELEKPTTKAAVPADSSDVELMDSDSEEEVPMVRVGNLEFPVHEVPSEQVARMTPSEKDAYVQLHQEYMERMGYLD; this is translated from the exons ATGGATGACGGATATGTCCACGAAGTACCGAGCAGCTTAAAGCAGTTGGCTCGACTGGTTGCCAGGGCATTCTATACGATTGAGGACGCTTTGATTATTGACATGCTTGTCAGAAATCCAT GTATGAAGGAGGATGACATTGCAgacttgttaaaatttgagcGTAAAATGTTGAGAGGTAGGATTTCAACCCTACGGAATGACAAATTTCTTCAAACACGCTTGAAGATGGAAACAGTGGATGGGAAATCTCAGAAAGTTAACTACTTTTACATTAATTACAAG atTTTTGTCAATATCGTCAAATACAAATTGGACCATATgagaaagaagatggaaacTTCTGAAAGAGATGCCACAAGCAGAGCAAGTTTCCACTGTCCGTGCTGCAAAAAGAATTTCACTGATTTGGAAGCTGACAGACTATTTAATCCTGCTGACCCGAGTGGGGAATTCAAATGCAATTTCTGTGGTGCAGTGGTTGTTGAAGACGAATCAGCCATACCAAAGACAGATTCACGGCAGCTCATGGCTCGGTTCAACGACCAAATGGAGCCTTTGTACAAATTGCTAAGAGAAGTTGAGGACGTGAAACTGGCCCCAGCCTTGCTTGAACCAGAACCGACTGACATTTCTCATCTGCAAAG GGATGCcgatggaaaacccaaatccaGGGGAGCCATGGGCGAAAATTGGTCGGGAGAGGCAACCAGAGGAGGTGTTTTCCGACTGGATGAACAACGCGTCGACGTCACTATCGGTGATAATGCTGTTGTCAAAAAAGGAGAGGTTCGCAAGGAGGCACCCATATGGATGAGAGAAAGTACCGTCGATAATGAAGCTGCTACCAGCGCCAATGACAATATTGCTGGACCTGCGATCATTGACGAG ATGGAGCTACCTACTCTCTCTACGGAGAAGAATCGCAACCAAGAAGACATTATGTCCGTTCTTATGGAACTCGAAAAACCAACTACAAAGGCCGCTGTTCCAGCCGATTCAA gTGATGTCGAGCTGATGGACAGTGACTCGGAAGAAGAAGTTCCTATGGTGAGAGTTGGAAACTTGGAATTCCCTGTTCACGAAGTTCCATCGGAACAGGTTGCCCGCATGACGCCCTCCGAAAAGGATGCCTACGTCCAGCTCCACCAAGAATACATGGAAAGGATGGGCTACCTGGATTAA
- the LOC124320461 gene encoding cytochrome c oxidase assembly factor 5-like, which yields MPQSFYEPEQLVVDTRPCSALREDLKFCIQNTDCFKKEKKTPRQCLLENHPSVPAECHQLRQSFFECKRSILDNRQRFRGRKEYSASTPKS from the exons ATGCCTCAGAGTTTCTACGAACCCGAACAGTTAGTGGTAGATACGAGGCCATGCAGCGCCTTGCGCGAAGACTTGAAGTTCTGTATTCAGAACACAGATTGCTTCAAAAAG gaaaagaaaacaccCCGCCAATGCCTCTTAGAAAATCATCCATCTGTTCCTGCTGAGTGTCATCAACTTAGGCAGTCATTCTTTGAATGCAAACGTTCtatt CTTGATAATAGGCAAAGGTTTCGAGGAAGGAAAGAATATTCTGCTTCAACACCAAAGTCTTGA
- the LOC124320433 gene encoding U4/U6.U5 small nuclear ribonucleoprotein 27 kDa protein-like, translating into MGRGREKSVSPSSRRRQRSRSREKVRDRSRSRDRSRRDRDRERGKVDKERERDKERSRDRDRDREKPSKSSREHERDRDRRRRSASKERRTKKSKTRSRSRSREKPAKLVTRKPVTSEEFIDPTEEEAEMMKLMGFGTFDTTKGKHVQGNEEPMHGTVQVVLKRKYRQYMNRKGGFNRPLDPIA; encoded by the coding sequence ATGGGCagaggaagagaaaagagcgtCTCTCCATCGTCTCGAAGAAGACAACGCTCGAGGTCAAGAGAAAAAGTTCGCGATAGATCTCGTTCACGAGATCGCAGTCGACGTGATCGAGATAGAGAACGTGGAAAGGTGGACAAGGAACGTGAAAGAGACAAAGAAAGGTCTAGGGATAGAGACAGAGACCGTGAAAAGCCAAGCAAATCAAGCCGTGAGCATGAAAGAGACAGAGACCGAAGGAGAAGATCTGCAAGCAAGGAAAGAAGaaccaaaaaatcaaagacaAGAAGCAGATCAAGATCCAGAGAGAAGCCTGCCAAATTAGTCACCAGAAAACCAGTAACGTCAGAAGAATTCATTGATCCaactgaagaagaagctgaaatGATGAAGTTGATGGGCTTTGGTACTTTTGATACaactaaaggaaaacatgtccAAGGAAATGAAGAGCCAATGCACGGAACAGTTCAAGTTGTCCTCAAGCGAAAATACCGACAGTATATGAATAGGAAAGGAGGTTTTAATCGACCATTGGATCCGATCGCTtaa
- the LOC124320348 gene encoding pyridine nucleotide-disulfide oxidoreductase domain-containing protein 1-like, with product MDEIKVFDLVVVGGGIAGISTIEQICLRLPQSSVLLISASAFVRVATTRLKLTTHIEELQIQEEAVNDFHKRYPNVTVVITKLDKIYPESHIIKSSLGETFGYRKICICSGSVPKIVDFDSPFIIGLRDTDSAADLKLKLSKSKRVCVLGNGGIATELIYELKNIDVIWVIRDKYIASAFVDSGAAEFLMHCADGTDKNPTPNQHAKMLRYTTAHVSSDVEKGIPGCALGPNWHASLELTGALEKKNVTIEYQTFIKDVSVTKPATFQGTEEWPAYVTLNNGKVFGCDFIVSATGVSPSIPDIEEGKPFTVGKDGGILVNQSMESSIQDIYAAGDVCTVNWDVAFHWFQMRLWSQARPMGAYAGLCMTASLLKEEPPLLDFSFELFTHVTRFFGFRVVLLGLFNGQKLGGKYEALVRVTKGVEYLKLVVKDGKLHGAVLIGDTEMEETFENLILNQLDISRYGENLLNPDIDIDDYFD from the exons ATGgatgaaataaaagtttttgatttggtggtggtgggtggaGGTATAGCAGGAATTTCGACTATCGAACAG ATATGCCTTCGATTGCCCCAGTCTAGTGTATTACTCATATCCGCCAGCGCTTTCGTGAGAGTCGCAACCACAAGATTAAAGTTAACAACCCACATTGAAGAACTGCAAATCCAGGAGGAGGCTGTCAATGACTTTCACAAAAGATATCCTAATGTCACTGTTGTGATAACAAAATTGGATAAAATATATCCAGAAtc GCACATCATCAAAAGTTCCCTTGGAGAAACATTTGGATACAGAAAAATCTGCATCTGCTCTGGCTCTGTTCCTAAAATAGTGGATTTTGACAGCCCCTTTATCATTGGATTGAGAGACACTGATTCAGCAGCTGATTTGAAACTTAAACTATCTAAATCAAAAAGAGTGTGCGTACTCGGCAATGGAGGAATCGCAActgaattaatttacgaacTAAAAAACATTGACGTTATCTGGGTGATCCGTGATAAGTACATTGCATCCGCTTTTGTCGATAGTGGAGCTGCCGAATTCCTCATGCACTGTGCTGACGGCACGGATAAAAATCCAACTCCAAACCAACATGCTAAAATGTTGCGATATACTACTGCTCACGTCTCCTCGGACGTTGAGAAAGGTATTCCAGGTTGCGCTTTGGGTCCAAACTGGCATGCAAGTCTGGAACTCACCGGGGccctggaaaagaaaaacgtgacCATTGAATATCAAACATTTATTAAAGACGTCAGTGTAACAAAGCCAGCAACTTTCCAGGGAACTGAAGAGTGGCCTGCTTACGTAACGCTCAATAACGGCAAAGTTTTTGGTTGTGACTTTATAGTAAGTGCTACTGGAGTTTCTCCTTCCATACCGGATATCGAG gaAGGTAAGCCTTTCACAGTTGGAAAAGATGGAGGaatattggtgaaccaatCAATGGAATCCTCTATTCAAGACATCTATGCTGCAGGTGATGTTTGCACAGTTAACTGGGACGTAGCTTTTCATTGGTTTCAG ATGCGTTTGTGGTCTCAAGCGCGCCCAATGGGAGCATACGCAGGGCTGTGTATGACCGCCTCTCTTTTGAAGGAAGAACCTCCTTTGCTTGACTTCAGCTTCGAATTGTTCACTCACGTTACGCGCTTTTTCGGCTTCCGTGTCGTCTTACTTGGACTTTTTAATGGACAGAAATTGGGAGGGAAATATGAAGCACTCGTGCGCGTGACCAAAG GAGTTGAATATCTGAAATTAGTTGTAAAGGATGGTAAACTTCATGGAGCGGTTCTCATAGGAGATACCGAAATGGAAGAAACTTTCGAAAACTTAATTTTGAACCAGCTGGATATTTCTCGATACGGAGAAAATCTCTTGAATCCAGATATTGATATTGATGACTACTTCGATTGA